GAGAATACCGGTTTCCTTATGAATTTGTAGCTTGGAAATATTATCACTGTAAGCTGTATAAAATTCACTACTGTCATCCCGCAACTCAGTCGTATCATCAAATAACTCGTTAATGAAAAAACTGTTGGGCTGCTTTTCAACAAGATAAACAATGCGTTTTAATTCAAAGGAATCACGCGGTAAGAATTTAATGCCATTTTCAAAACCAAAGGCATCTGCTAAAGCAAAGGAATTTTTATTTTCCATATAAATAGCAACTAAATCATCCATCGCTGTTTCAGGTCTTCTAGCTGTATACACATGTTTATTGTGGTCATCTACTAAATAAATTGATTCCGATTTATCAGTAGGAATCAAAATCCGGGAAATGGTTTCACCATACATATCTTCAGATAGATTTTCAAAATAACGGGAAATTAATCCCAAAAGAATTGAAGCAGGAAACTTAATTTCAACTTTATTTAGCTCTAACACCAATTCACGGAACAGCTCATCAGAATAAACTGATTCAAAACGCGGGCTGCTCATTTTCCATTTGGCTAAAAAGTCATTGGCTTGACCGACCACTGTTTCATTTTGTGTGATAAAGGTACTCGAGCTCGTATGAACCAACATTTGATAAGGGGCGAAAATATCTTCAATATTTTTTACCGATGTTGCGGTTGAGGTTGATAGTTGAGTCGTGCTAATCGTCTGCATACTCGAATTATTAGATGGCACACTGAGTATTCGCCACGTTAAAATCAAACTCAACACAACCATACCATACAGGAGGATTGTCACTCGATTTGATTCAGTTTGTTTCATTCCCACTCCTCCTCATCGTCAAATGATTCATACGGCAAGGAAATAAAGAAGGTTGACCCTTTATTTTCCACACTCGTTGCCCAAATACGGCCACCATGGAGACCAAGAACTTCTCTAGAAATAGCCAATCCTAAACCAGTTCCTCCCATTGACCGAGCACGCGCCTTATCAACCCGATAGAAGCGTTCAAAGATGTGGTTCAAGTCTTTAGGTGGAATACCCATTCCTTCATCCGTCACGCTAAGAACAACACTGTTATGGGTTTCCATCAACCGACAGGTCACAGAGCCACCGTCTGGCGAATATTTAATGGCATTATTCATAATATTATCAATCACTTGTGTTATTTTATCTTGGTCAATCTCTACCCACAATGTCCGTTGGGTAAAGTCTCTAACAATTTTATAGTTCTTCTCTCGGTAAGCTTCAGATAGCAACATCATGTCAAAGCGGTCCAAAATATGCGTAAAGAGGTCGTTCATACTTACGTATTCTAGCTCTAGCTGCATATTTCCTTGGTCCATTCTGGATAGATGAAGTAAATCGGTTACCATCCGAATCATCCGGTCGGTTTCAGTTGAAATAACTTGCAGGAAGTTCGGCGCCACATCTTCATCTTTCCAAAAACCATCTTGCAAGGCTTCCGTATAACT
This genomic interval from Jeotgalibaca arthritidis contains the following:
- a CDS encoding YycH family regulatory protein, yielding MKQTESNRVTILLYGMVVLSLILTWRILSVPSNNSSMQTISTTQLSTSTATSVKNIEDIFAPYQMLVHTSSSTFITQNETVVGQANDFLAKWKMSSPRFESVYSDELFRELVLELNKVEIKFPASILLGLISRYFENLSEDMYGETISRILIPTDKSESIYLVDDHNKHVYTARRPETAMDDLVAIYMENKNSFALADAFGFENGIKFLPRDSFELKRIVYLVEKQPNSFFINELFDDTTELRDDSSEFYTAYSDNISKLQIHKETGILSYLRNSLDQVESSSYQQIRDSFHALKFIDTWTRVTYFNGYDEESGEITYYRYMNGYPIMNSSDRGLIRITMSNTRPVEIQYPTEVIQTPLEDREELVVLPSGVDVIDRLTKAGYLFNDIQSVRVGYGWKSSEESSRIAELTPAWYVKMNDTWRTVDAWLKSLEEGENVGL